A window of Primulina tabacum isolate GXHZ01 unplaced genomic scaffold, ASM2559414v2 Contig619, whole genome shotgun sequence genomic DNA:
aacaagcaaatgccgcacatcatctcttgtctatgtgcgaggaaacttattaGGCGGGGATGCCATTCTTATCTAGCATGTGTCTCTACCCCACATGTTCCTATCAGTCAGAAATTggaggatgttgatattgttagagattttcctagcgccTTTCCcaaggacgtttctggcattctgCCCGATcatgaagtggaattctctattgatttGATGCCGGGCAcagttcctatatctaaagcgccttatcgtctagcacctgctgaaatgaaagaattaaaagatcaaattcaagaattgctagacaagggttttattcgccctagtttttctccatgggttgcaccggtattgtttgtgaaaaagaaagatggtagcatgcgtctttgcattgattatcgagagcttaatagggtcactatcaagaataaatatctactgccaagaattgaagatttatttgaccagttacaaggagcatcgatattttccaagattgatctgcgatctggatacaATCAGTTGAAAGTTAAAGAGGCGGATGTGCACAAGACAACATTTCAtacgagatatgggcactatgagtttatggtcatgtcattcgggttgaccaatgcgccagcgatcttcatggatctcatgaatcgcgtatttcagccgtatctaggTCAGTTCATTATAGTCTTAATTGATGACATaatgatctattccaagagcagagaggagcatagtcgccatttgaggacagcactgcaagttcTACAAGATAGGAAGCTTTTTGcgaaattcagcaagtgtgagttttggcttgatagagtggcattcttaggccacatcatttctagttgTAGAGTGGAggtcgatccaagtaaagttgaggcagtgaaagagtggccagtaccgaagagtgttaccgagattcgcagtttcttgggactagctggctattatcgcaaattcatcaagggattctcatctattgtagtgcctttgacatctttgactaagaagaatgcgaagtttatttggggatccgcgTGTCAAGTCAGTTTTGATAAgctgaagcaagccttgattacAGCGCCAGTATTGTCTATGCTATCGGGACaagggagtatgttctttataccgacgcttctaagcttggtttgggcgcagttctgatgcaaaatgaccgagttatcgcctatgcgtcgagtcagctgaaaattcacgagaagaactaccatactcatgatcttgagcttgcagcagtagtttttgctttgaaaatatggagacattacctttatggggagaagtgcaaattattcaccgaccataaaagtttgaaataattcttcacccaaaaggagttgaatatgagacagggaagatggcttgagttagtgaagaactatgattgtgacattagctaccacccgggaaaagctaatgtagtggcagacgcgtTGAGCAGAAAGGCAGCagttattactcaattatcactccaaaaagcgttgcagtccgagatacagcggttttaAACTTACaggtatgctaggggcgaggccccaagtcttgccacattatcagtcaagtcgactttgagagatagaattcgagATGGACAATCCACTGATGAGCGCAGTTGCAAAAGCGaagagctagagatgaagcaAAGGGCCGAAAATTATATTCAGTGGCGGATGGTttagttcgttatcgagatcgtctatgggttcctagtgacgattttttgagagatcttattatgaaggaagcccatgacacacCTTACTCCAACCATCCAGGAAGTACGAATATGTAaaaagatttgcagttgttgtattggtggccaggaatgaagagggACTTTTTGAGAttcgtatccgagtgtttgacttgtcagcaagtcaaagcagagcatcaaagacccgCAGGCAAaatgaagccactccctattcccgagtggaaatgggaaaatgtcaccatggactttgttgtgggattgtcaaagactgttaagggattgaatgccatttgggtgatagtggattgtcttacgaaatcagcgcattttctacctattaagacgacattcaccatgattcagtatgcagaattatatatccgggagatagttcgtctgtatgggattccagtgtctattgtttctgacagagacccgatattcacgtcatctttttggaaaagtctgcatacagcaatggggaccaagttattattcagtacagcattccatcctcaaaccgatggtcagtcggaaagagttatacagattttggaagatctactgcgagcatgcgttattgatttccaaggcagttgggaaccaaaattacctctagtagagttcatctacaataatagctatcaatcatcaatcgggatggctccttttgcggcactttatggaagaaaatgtagatctcctattcattgggacgaggtggGGAAAAGAAGGGATATTGGTtcggatgtgattgaagagactgccaagcttgtagtcaaaattcgtgaaagaatgaagactgcacaaagccgacaaaagagttatgccgataaaAGACAAAGGGACTTGGAGTTTACAGTGggcgaccatgtatttgtgaaaatagcacctacgaagggtgttatgcgagttggcaagaagggcaagctaagtccaagatttattggttcattcgagattttggagaggattgggacactagcttatagagtggcattgccaccagcgctttcagaagttcacaatgtgttccatatttcaatgCTACGGAAGTACTTATCAaatccgtcacatgtgcttaattatgaaccacttcaactgtggggacccggacgctaatcatgctcttaatcatcatttgggacaatttaatcaattataataaacagggtctaaattttttttatacaatatgaaatgcggaacgtaatggaatacattctaatatacatgccagtattaaagtacaagtcttgtactatatacaatcattcaaactaaggtttaacgactataaatcaagtgtttaaaccctatctctaatcaaagtccgtagtctacactctaatcacgatctctcttcatctcctcgaccctgaacctgtcccacttgttgtcatgcacacatacaaacacgacaacagccggataactccggtaagatatatatcccagtataaacaatgtaaacatgcagtcatatgaaaagcatatataaaagcatgaaacacatatcaataacatgtatcaaatctgaaaaacatgtatcatgcaatctctgaatcacactctgtgactcctagactctgactcgactcatcctaatctagggatcctgatctgaataagaacgcaacgttctcccatctactttaccccagctagatggtggtacgttcttagtcccagactttggccgtctatattgaagatatgtagtaggagtcggtcttctcctcagtctattgatatatatccaaaagtccagtgacttggcggttctgccaaagactaggcgggtctGCCCAACTctgactcatgctttgctataatcaatagaataagcatatcaatatcaagcattgcaaatatcaaatgcaataatcattcagtatgtgattttgggaaactcaagtcgaatctaactcgagttgtgcaatcccgaatcaatatttatttatacctttctttatatcaatctgactctgtcgaagtctcggattcaatgcctgtcaatactcaatctggcaatgacaataacgagaaatacaatatcaataccttcctcaacgaatactggatataatcagaactcaatcaaattctgtttcaacagcataactgtacaatctcaatataccccgcAGTACAAATCGATACATATCAATCCCTGCAACTTATGGTCAATAACGATacacatctgatatcatatctcaacccaattcaactctgaaattcatacaattctataatcagtctgtttttcaatctgtcttcggttctacgatgtctaacatgtcaagaacatcatatatgaaccacatccgattctgacaatatcataattccaagacatatcaaaacgtaacaaaaattacgtccagttgtagcctgcgtcgataggaacacagtactgaagtcggattcaaaatcagacgggcggatcgaaATCTAACGGCGTAAGaattcttcaattctttctCGTGCTTCCCTTTCTTCGTTTCTTCCTTTTTCTTTATGAGGAatgaattttgatatgtttacaTATATCCTGCATGTTTTTAAGCTAGGTGGCTCATTTTCTTTgcgcagcacgtctcgcgcatatgcgcgaccctcctcggcgcatatgcgcgagacaatatgtctcggcgtgtaatgccctagattgtatatggataaaatgaaaagatgaagtgttgcttgaagaaaggaccgcacccacgcctagagaagcactgcacccgcggtgcatggacagaaagttaaccatttttacagtagggtcaccgcacccgcggtccaagaatgagtgcacccgcggttgatggactgagagttggaaagtatttacagaaatgacaccgcacccgcggccttatatgtagcgcacccgcggtcgacgtttatgcaaagttgGATGGACCGctgaagcttgagcgcacccgcggttcctgaaactaccgcacccgcggtcatgcgtgttacttgaaaaatatgacacttgcccctcaacatgcaagatatatatatattatgtgtcttcatttcctctcctggacagctgagaatcgagagggagaagggatctaggagaaggaaagttctttcacttttgaagctagtttgtacaagaattttacatccaaacgttaatccgatttcggttctgaactcctctcatcaaaggctttaaggggatgtaagtttcattcatttcctgcatgatttgaaatattgatgttggggaaattgtgaattacactagattatgtgttcaTGTGAAGTTAGTGACTATATATTCGTAAACGGGTCGATTATCCGATatcatatgcaattgttatgattttccagcatatttagagttaaatatgcagattttgagtactattatgtgcttataatgatgattatgagttgagacttatgaattggtgatatatgttgagaggtggattgaccggtatcgagagattacgtcgttatgccatcaaattgtaccgagatcaagtattgaattggatatgtgttgattgagattagagattgatagaatatgtatcaacatttccatttcagatttgatagtgacagattcatcatcgagacttcgacatcgacagacattgtgcgacgaaaggtataattcatgttttgtttggggaagacacaactcaattgagatttaatttgagtttcccaaccaaatcacatactagaattgttgtttatcttttgatatgaattcgatttgtttatagatttatattcaaatctcttgatatgatgctgtcttgtttatagatttatattcaagcctttgagataggagagtctttggcagacttgccaaactagatgttcggtggtatcgacgcttcggatcagattcactccgattgtagacaatcgaacagacttgaccgaagtctaggaataagatatacagttaccccgattgggagggtagatgacagacagtgacgtcttattcacaccgggatccctagagtagagtcgattcgagtcaggacatgatttgatttgagttgcatgtttagatagatcggtttcatagactatggagatGGTTATTGCTTTcacgcatgatttatgatttcgtatcagcatgtatacatgttttatactgggatttgttcttaccggagtttccggttgttattatgtctgtatgtgtgcataacaacaggtggggcaggatcagggtcacgacagagatgagagatggacatagcgtggtgatcacgggcgcagaagatcactagtgatattgtactagatttgtactactcgtagtttatggtttgtattaaaccctagtgatgtgttggtagtaagacaggacatgtatattatatgtgttgtaattaaataaaaaaagatattatgtttagtgtttacatttgaattaatgttaaaaaacgaaaatttgacccacattttgaataaagatccagttaatcccaaaaagaattgagttagagcccgggtccccacaacaggtggtatcagagcagtaggttctgtagagtgagatagaatagaatgagcggggtagatcgagtcttcttccttgcttttgatgtgctagcatgatttaatgctttccctgttatatgttgtattgtatctgaattgatttacagcatacaCTTGtaaaagactgaatcagaaccgattctggatcagaagTACACGGTCCATCATCTCCTGCCTCATCATCACTATGCTTCTCTTCAGATTCAGTGACCTTAGTGTCACGTGTTGTGctagatgttgcaacatctggggcAACATCTGCATTTTCCAGTGAAATTGGATTGTCCAGAAGGTCTTCAACGTCATCTTCAGAAATTTTGTTTTTGAGATCTGCAcaatcatcaaaaacaacattaatggattccataatagtcCTAGTTCTTAGATTAAACATGCGATAAGCTCGACTATTAGTGGCATATCCCAAAAACAAACACTTATCACTCTTTGAATCGAACTTTGCAAGTTCATCCCTGTCATTTAAAATGTAACAAACACAgccaaacacatgaaaatatttaagattaGACTTCTTTCCCATGATGATCTCATAGGAAGTCATGGTTGAACCACTTCTTAAATAGACCCTATTCGAAATATGGCATGGTGTATTAAGAGCTTCTGCCCAATCTCCGCACACATATGGTATTCCAGATGAAAGATTAGGCATACCTCTTATTGCATCGTATTTACTCAAGTTCTTCAAGTTCTTGAAATTTGCATGTCCTAGTTTTTTATGCCAAAAGTCAAGTTCGGTGATTTgcacatgtttgcatgaaagttCTTCACTTATTTGATAGCAGTTATCCAAAAACCTTGTGCCTGTCATAATGCACAAAttagtttcatcaaaaatttcACAAGTATAtttatcaaacttaacaagcaaattatcatcacacaattgacttatgcttatcaaatttgaatttaatccttcaacatgaagcacattgtggagctttggtaGTCCTTCAACATTCAATGTGCCCTTTCCCACAATTTTTCCtttagctccccctccatagGTCACTCTACCACAATTTTGTTCAACATAATCGATGAGATGTTCTCTTGAACCTGTCAAGTGGCGTGAGCTTCAactatcaaagtaccaatgACCTGCAGTGTTAGTTTTCAACGAAGTATAAACAACTTTACAGTGAGTTTTtacctttggtacccaaatttATTTTACTGTAGGTCGATGGTGAGAGGTGTTGCGGGAAGTGTTGGGCAACATTCGGGGCAACATCCAACTTGACTTTTTGTTCATGCgatcatccctgagtttaaaacagtagggCCTGACAGTAATGACATACGTACCTTCGTTTTCTTTTCCTAGGAATGGATGCAGTATTTTGTCTTCTTGGAGGAGAGCTTTTGATAGGCGACTTGGATCGTGATAGTGTGGATGTATCGGCCTTTTCTTTTACAAAAATAGTTGACTTGGAAGATTCACCAATTTCAAACACAATGTCTTTGAAACCTAAGCCCTTtttgtcatctcttcccatTAAAAGTATGGAATCAAGTTTGGAAGTGCTTGAGTTGAACTTGGACAAGGTTTCAGTTGTCTTTTGAAGTTCTTCCTTGGTCTTACCAAGTTCCAAATCCTTTTTACTCAAAATTACCTCAAGTTTGGCAACTACGGCTTTTAGATCAATGTTCTCCTTCATGAGACTTGAGTGgaacttgtttcttttggtccaatcTTCAAACAACTCTTCATAAAGCTTTTGCACACTCTCAAGTGTGATTCCTTCTTCATCATCTCCACtcatatttccagaagttgtggATTTCAAGCATACTGAatttttgcagatgttgcagccaggtgtggcaacacctagggcaacacctaaaggattcaTCTGTAGTCTGAAACTTTTAGTCAGTAGTGCAGTCAAAGAGGTTTGTTTTCTTCATCAGTGGTTTTCTCCTCAGCATCGGATTCTTCATCGCTTAGAGACACATTGTAGCCTTTGTTTTTCCGCAATCTGTTAGCACATTCATTGGCATAGTGTCCAAAGCCCTTGCACTCTCTACACTGCATCGAATCAAACCTTTTTGAATTGTATTGTCCCTTGCCTTCATTCCTTGATTGAAATTGTTGCTTGGCAGGATACTTTTGTGACCTTTCAGGTGCAGGAAAACTTGGAGATTTAAAtggttgtgcatccttctttttaTCTCTGATTTTTTCAAGTATTCGCCGAATTTCTTTGTGATAATGGAGATAGAATCCTCACAGAGATCAGAATCATTGACTTCTTGAGATATTTGAAGGAGTTCATTGTAGGAGTCATTTGAAGCTTGGAGTGCAATTGTCTTCCCTTTGTCCTTCTTCCGCATGTCCAGGTTCATCTCAAAAGTGCATAGTGAACTGATAAGATCTTCCAATGCCATCTGAGAGTCCTTAGTCTCATCTATTGcgcaaatttttatgttgaatcttTCGGGCAGAGAACGAAGGACCTTGCTAACTAGACGCTCATTAGAGATAAAGTCTCCAATACTGAATGCCTCATTAGCAATTTCCCGTAGGAGACGATCGTAATCGAGTATGCTCTCAGATTTctccatcctcatcatctcgaaTTTTGAAGTGAGCATCCTTAATCTGGTTCGTCGCACACTCTCAGAACCTTCACAGTGTCTTTGGAGAGTATCCCATTCACTTTTAGCAGAAGTACAGTTTGTGATTAAACTGAACATGTTCATGTCAACCGATGTAAATATTGCATTCAAGGCCTTTGAGTTGTAGTTGGAATTTTGCACTTCATCAGCAGTCCAGTAAGTTTCAGGCTTTGGCAAGTTGTCACCCTCTTGATCTAACGTGACTGGTGGAGTCCATCCATTGATGACGCGCTGCCATGACTATTCATCTATAGATTTTATGTAGTATCTTATTTTGACATTCCATAGGCTGTAATTGGTACAATCTAGGACTGGTGGTCGAAGTGCTGCGCTTGCAAAAGAAGTATCCATTTGATTAATTCACtgtcaaacaaaacaagaaccataatcagcacttagtatatcaagagttgtctctgataccacttgtaagaaCTTGTATTGTTCGACAGATACCACAAATAATAAACATATCAGAATAGGATATAAAATagtgaatttgtgtttaatcattaagtgttgtgccagatgttacaacatctcggacaacatgcagcggaaaattatattttgtaacacaaattcacttaACTTAAACAGATGTacaagattaaatttgcacaagtataaatacttgtgctatgtctatggcaaaaattaatcactagaaaaatcaatcgtttacaaaaacctaacactattgattatgacaaaaatcaatttcctcaacaatttgagaaaaaaatgctttctaaaaccaaataaccagaataaaactaaaacaagaaagcaaaaaacgTGTTGCTAAAAAGTAGATCCACGAGAAGCAATATTCGGCCAACTTCTTCCCAGATGTTGTCCGCTgatgttctcaacattcacAGCAACACTCTATCACCCTCTTCACAGCACGTCTCTTGAATAAGGTTTTCTCTGAATTCCTGAAAGTGCACACGTGAGTGAATATTGACCGAGGAAGAGGAAGAAGAGCTCAATGACGTCTTggtctcttatttatagatgtgGAATTTCATTCCATAAGGTAACCTACTTCACAAGGAAAGATAAGAGTTTTGttaggaataaactctttttaaataCTACTACCATATCTCATCAATTCATTTTCACAAATATCATATCTCCGAATATATTTAGATgattatctcattatctaagaaaggaaaaatcatattaaatatttacttaGTCAAGGCAACAAGGGAAGCATGTTGTTAAGGAAataatttaagtcaagaaatatatcaattaaattcgaaaataatattttccttcaccaacgaatc
This region includes:
- the LOC142534610 gene encoding uncharacterized protein LOC142534610 — encoded protein: MNMFSLITNCTSAKSEWDTLQRHCEGSESVRRTRLRMLTSKFEMMRMEKSESILDYDRLLREIANEAFSIGDFISNERLVSKVLRSLPERFNIKICAIDETKDSQMALEDLISSLCTFEMNLDMRKKDKGKTIALQASNDSYNELLQISQEVNDSDLCEDSISIITKKFGEYLKKSEIKRRMHNHLNLQVFLHLKGHKSILPSNNFNQGMKCRECKGFGHYANECANRLRKNKGYNVSLSDEESDAEEKTTDEENKPL